A segment of the Pongo abelii isolate AG06213 chromosome 16, NHGRI_mPonAbe1-v2.0_pri, whole genome shotgun sequence genome:
AGACATACCTTAGCATTTTGTGAGTTGTAATTAAAATCCCAACCTCTTCCTAGGAATACAACCATAATCTCCTAAACTCTGTCCTCACCTACAACACAGTCCTTTTGGCTTTCAAGAACTATCCACAATCAGGCTCAGATGTGCTTTTCCTTTGTTATGTAATCAgatgaatctgaaagtggaaagtTATATGTATTAAAGTGAGGAGATGGGTagaggaaggtggaaatgaagaaaaagaacgAATCTGAAAGGAATCAGAGAAACTGTATTCTGATATTATTGTTTAGATTTCTAACGGAAATGGAAAGATGTTTGGCAATGAGAGAAGTCAGTTATGATTTTTAGAAGATGGTTGTTTTCTTCagcatttaaaagtgtttttgctttgttttaattttcaagacGATTATAGAGCTTGGGACCTTCATAAAAGTGAACTTTATAAGCCAGAACAAACTTACCAACCCCCCACTGTGAAATTTGAAAATTCAACTACATTCCAGGATGACTTTGTTCCTCAGGAGATAAAGCCTAGGCAAAGCTTTAAACCCTCCTCTGTGGTCAAACGTTCTACAGCCCCTTTTAATGGTATTACAAGTCATCGCCTTGATTATATACCTCATCAGCTTGAACTCAAGTTTGAAAGGCCAAAAGAAGTTTACAAACCAACTGACCAACGCTTTGAGGATCTCACAACTCACCGGTATGACTTTCAGGGTCTTACTGGTGAAACTGCAAAAATCTGCAGACCTGTCCACACCAGAGTGACCCAGAATGCTCGGTTTGAAGGAAGCACTGAATTCCGTGAAAGTTTTCAACCATGGGAAATCCCACCAGCTGAGGTCAAGAAAGTACCAGAGTATGTGCCTCCTACAGGTAGCATGCTGTTAAACAGCACAAGCCACCTTGATTATGTTCCGTATCAGGCCAACCGTGTTGTTCCCATCAGGccagtttctcaaaaaagaaGTAACAATTTTCCTTTCCAAGGAAAAAGCACCATGAAAGAAGATTTTCCAGCATGGGAAAGTCGTCGTCAAGGACTTATTAAGAAGCAGCAGCAGATTCCCAACCCATCTGGAAAATTTGATGGTTTGAGCACTTTCAGATCTCACTATGTGCCACATGAATTGATCCCAACAGAGAGTTGCAAACctttaaatattgcttttaaGAGTTCTGTTCCATTTGATGATGTAACCATGTACTCTGTAGAGTACACACCGAAAAAACAGGAAATTTGCCCAGCTAGCTATCCCTCTCCTCCAggttatatttttgaaaacacaAATTCCCAAGGTCATAAATTCTTCCGCAAGATTACTCCCGCAGTGAAGGCCTTCTAATAACCAAAATGTGCTTAAAAGGAAGCTACTAGCAAGTTGTTGTTTTTCCAAGAGAAAACTCaatttttatagttaaaaaatTTATGATATAATAaatcagtttttatatttttaaaccagaaaattggaaaatgtaTTGTAAGAAATCAGAatcttaaaactatttttattgatattttaatcaGATTGTTCTTTAATATACATTTCAGAAGGTTGAATAATATACATTCCCATGTGAACTATTTTAGTATTCAACGTACTGCTTAGTAGCTTGTCCCCAGTCTATTATCATTTGTAATTCTCTTTATAATTAATGGCAATTGTATGGTTATTCACATACCAGTTGTCATTTATCAAGCACATCAGGATTATCTAGAACAACATTGAAAATGATACACGGATTCCTCTTCCAAGGCAACAGGATTCATTTTACTCAGACTTCCGTGCATCTACATAGCATCCACTGAGTCAAGTGTTGGTTGGTGGTATACAGACTGCTGCATTGCTCCTCACCATGTTCAAGTTAGCAAGAGGCACTGTGGTGTGGCAAGGAAAGGCTCTGTGTGCTGGGAATCAAAGAACTTGAGTTCAAGTTCTAactaataattatcattatttttagagacagggtctcactgtcacccgtgctggagtccagtggcatgatcacagcttactgcagcctcagcctcctgagctcaagtgatcctcctgcctcagcctcccaaatagctgggactacaagggtgtgccaccacacctggctattttttttaaatatactttgtagagacaggttcttgctatattggccaggctgctattgaatcccaccttggcttcccaaagcactgggattacaggcatgagccactatacccagcctgAGTTTAAGTTCTAATAATATAGATTTCTATTTATACTACCTTAGACAGTGACTcatatctctgagcctcagtgtctttatttgtaaaatgatgtCTGTTCTCAAAAAGAGTTTGTTTTGAGCATCAGACTATATGGTACATTTTAATCCTTAAAGTACAAATGTAgaagattgtttaaaaaaattgctcAATCTCTTTTTGTacttgttttctccttttcaaaTTGGGATAATTACTTACTCAATCCTCATTTTCTGGCCTGTAGCAAGGATTGTAAAATAACCTAATTTGCTTTGAGCTTATGAGTAGTATGTACTTCTGAGAGGAGTATTGTCCTTTAAAACTTCATGAGCACCTGAGAAATTCTTAACAGAGAATGGAAAGCTTGGAATGGGGTAAATACGGTGGTTTGAATAACAGTatttacagaaaggaaaaagtattATTTGCTAGGGTAGTTTTAGGAATactgacagctctgaagaaatCTTTAGGGTAAATGTAGGTAATTTTGCACCTAATTGCCAGGCCAAGTCACTGTTTAGAGGAAGAACCAGCCCCAGCAGGGGCATATTCACCTGGTTCACCTCTTCCAGTGTGAAGATAAGTGATAAGGAAAGGAATGATGCTAGTAAGTATAGTAGAAACACTCTATTGCATttataaatactaaaaatttCCTAATGAATTAAACTCTTATTgggtggtttctttttttaaaaaaaataaataattgcattatgggagaatatgatttattttagcaTAAAGTGAATTTTAGTCTTTTATGGCTtcagaattatttcaaaatatactttattgaaaatcaatatttggttattttaattattcaaaaataattagttcttatttacatttattagtAAAAGTGTGGTGTGTGAAACTATATTTCTATGCAAcattaataaaatcaataaaaggaATGGATTTTCAAGAAATCATTtctttacctaattttttttaagagagcatTTTAATAAAGTCCTGTCTAGGTTAACCTATACATAAGTAGAtgttcttactttttaaatacaaaacaatgtagtcagaattaaaaataagggAATACTACAGCACTCTGTCATCCCGTCCCATATTCCAATGCTGGATATTCAAATCACTCTGTAGTTTAATAGAGGTGGTCTCCTCCCTGGACAAAGGTCACCCTTAATAAGACATCTACTAGAGCTTCCAGATGCAATTTGCCATGGGATAAGGATTGAAGATGAATAATGATGTTTCCCCATAATCTAACACTCAGTATAACAGGTGTGAAAATAGAGATTGAAACAGAGAACAATGTAAGACAttcagcctaggagttcaggAAAGTCTGCCTTATGGAGAGGATAGACAGGTGAGCTGAATCTTGGAAGATAAGTAGGAAATTGCCAGATCAAGAAAAATGGGAAGGTGGGAACAGCATAAAAATAGGTACAGAGGGACCCTCTATCTCTGTGAAAGAGTTAAAGGGACTTCCAGGCTATGTTGGTGGAAAGCTAGCAATCCCTGATTCATTCTCCTGTTAGGCCTCCTTGAAATACTATGTgggaacacacacaaaaaaacattttatcagGGCTGGAAACTAGTAATATTACTTAGCAACCTGCCAGATTCTAGAAGGAATTTCCACTATGCCAAACTTGGATAAATCTaatgaagaaaggaggaaaaattcAGAGAGAAAAGTCGGTAGGTTTCTACCCCAGTCCCATCCCATTTCCACCCTATCTCTCTGGAAACCCTTGTTGTGTAAAATGAGACCACAGactgaaattagaaataaaggCTTTATGAtttataaaaactgcacagaCAATGTAAGGAGTGAACCCTAacgtaaactatggactttgagtAATAATGTGTCCATGTAAGTTCCTCAACTAtagcaaatgtaccactctggctGGGTGtgttgatagtgggggaggctgtgcatgtgtgtgaggagGGGCATATGGGAACTCTATATTTTccactcagttttgctgtgaacctaaaactgctctaaaaaaatacagtctaggccgggtgcggtggctcacacctgtaatcccagcactttgggaggccgaggcgggtggttcatgaggtcaggagatcgaggccatcctggccaacatggcaaaaccctgtctctactaaaatacaaaaaaaattagccgggcgtggtggcaggcacctgtagtcccagctactcaggaggctgaggcagaatggtgtgaacccgggaggcggagcttgcagtgagccgagatcgcaccactgcactccagcctgggcaacagagcgagactccgtctcaaaaaaaataaaataaaataaagtctattttgaagttttcttaAAAGCCCTTCAAGGCAGGAGGGAGGTGTTCACTCAGAGGCTGGGAAACCCACATCCCAGCTTCTGAATATCTCACATTTGCAGGCTTGCTTTTATACAAAACTATAATCTAAGGCCTTCTCTGAGAATCGCTGTGTGAGAGGATCCTCATGATACTCAGGAAGTGGAGGGGAGACCTCTGAAAGTTCAACAGAGTCGAGGAAGTGAACCTTGCAATCATGAGTTAGTAACTTCAAAAACGCTGTTTAAAAACATGCTGATAACATGCTTTTGAAAGGGTTGTGGTGTCCAGCGAAACATCAGGACTCTTTCATTTTGTTAAGGCTTTcgctttttttttcccatgtcaTTCAATGCTCTTTTGCATCCAAGTGCAGATTTTCACCCTGTATCACAGACACAGGACTTTCAtcaatactatccctccccagcCTTCTCATAAACACAGCACACAGCTTGATAGATGCTCTCTAGGGTGGCCAGGGGTACTTCCCCATCCCATCCAATATCTGTGTtaagacttcttttctttttttttttttttttgtttgagacagagtcttgctgtgtcacccatgctggagtgcagtggtacgatctcagctcactgcaacctctgcctcttgggttcaagcgattctcctgcctcagccccccaagtacctgggactacaagtgcatgccaccacgcctcactaatttttgtactgttagtagagacggggttttgccatgttggccaggctggtctagaactcctggcctcaagcaatccacctgcctcggcctcccaaagtgctgggattacaggcgcgagccaccgcacctggccaagacttCTTTAATTGTAGCCATCATGGAACTATAATGACTAAGAAGGAAATGTGGCTGGGAGGTGCTTACAGACAGTAAGCAAGCaaaggaaaaccaaaccaaaccacaaAAACATAGGTAAAAGTTCTAAACAGATacttcaccaaaaaagatatacagatagtGCATTAATTTGCTAAGACTACTATGCAAAGTACACAAacagggtggcttaaacaatagaaatttattatctctcagTTCCAGAGACCACAGatcccaagatcaaggtgttggcagggctggttgtTCTTTGGCTTGTAGAGCTCTGCCTTTATCTTCACACAGCTTCCTCCCTGTGTGCATGCGTCTGTtttcaaatttcccctttttataaggacatcagtcacaTTGTATTAAGGCCCATGCAGATAACCTCACCTTAACTTGATCTTTTGCAATGGCTCCATTTTCCAATAAGATTCTAGTCatagacacaattcaacccagaaAAGATGGcgaagaagcacatgaaaagatgcttaacatcaagTTATTATGCAAGTTCAAATTAAAAACTGAACgaagataccactacatacctactaaaaaggcttaaaaaaaaaaaaaaaaacaccacacacacaaacctggTAATGCCACATACTAGCAAGGGTCTGGGACAACTGGAACACTCACACATTGTTCattagaatgcaaaatggtatggcTACTTTGGAAATCAGTTTAACAGTTTCTTATAAACATGCATATATCATATAACCCAGCAAACTCACCTCTAGGTGTTCCTCAAAGAGAAGTAAAAATGTAGGTTTATGCAAAAATGTGtatatgaatgtttatagaaCTTTATCTATAATCACCCCAAAcgggaaacaacccagatgtctttCAACTGGTAAATGAGTGAACATCTATCCATATATAAAGCCAGTTCAAGGAACAAACAACATTTTGTTGTTTCAACATTTGTTGATTCACCCAACAGCATGCATAAAACTTAAATGTATTTTAGTAAGTGAAAAAAGCTAGACCCAAAAGACTACATGTTATATGATTCAAGTTATATAaatttctggaaaaggcaaaactatagggacAGAAAATAGTAAATGATTGCTAGGGGTGGGAGTAGGAGCAATTGACTACAAAGAAGCAGGACAAAAGAatttggggtggagtggaactaAGAAATTGGTGGttgaatggaatactatgcagccataaaaaatgatgagttcatgtcctttgtagggacgtggatgaagctggaaaccatcattctcagcacactattgcaaggacaaaaaaccaaacaccgcatgttctcactcacaggtgggaattgaacaatgagaacacatggacacgggaaggggaacatcacacaccggggcatgttgtggggtggggggaggggggagggatagcattaggagatatacctaatgttaaatgacgagttaatgggtgcagcacaccaacatggcacatgtatacatatgtagcaaacctgcacgttgtgcacatgtaccctaaaacttaaagtataataataataaaaagtaaaaaaataaaaaatatataaagtaacaagagaaaaagaaattggtgGTTGATACACAACTCTGTATTTGTCAAAACCATTAGAATCCACTGAGTTAATTTCAcagtatgtaaattataaaaactGTCACCCAAGATGTGGCATTGAGAAGAAAGGAGATTACCTAAGTAACTTTGGACAAGTGTTCAGATTGGCTACTATAAAGCTAAAGACAAAAATGATTGTATATAAACACTGTACTctagtttgtaatttttttctctgacagTTATGTGTTATCAATTCTAAACTATGAATATAATAAGGTTGAACTGAAAAAATATAGTGTAAATAATGAGAGCCAGGCTTCTATCAGAGAAATaagttacaaataagaaaaagattcagatagcactattcacaatagcaaagttatggaatcaacccaaatgcccatcgatgacagactggataaagaaaatgtcatacatatataccatggaatactacacagccataaaaaggaatgagttcatgttcttttcagggacatggatggagctggaagccattatcctcagcaaactagtgcaggaacataaaactaaatactacatgttcttactcataagtgggagctgaaagacgaaaacacatggacacagggaggggaacaacacttaCTGGGGCCTATCAGGGGAGGGCGGCgggggagagcattagggaaaagagctaatgcatgctgggcttaataatTAGGTGATGAgtcgataggtgcagcaaaccaccatggcacacatttacttatgtaacaaacctgcacattctgcacatgtaccctggaacttaaaataaaaagttgcgGATTATAATGAATCCTATGGTGCTGAAATAGTGTCCAGGGTTTCAGTATGAATGcatagatacacaaaaaaatagatgtgtgtgtgtgtgcattcacagGTTAGTATATAGGCTCTGTATATATGGGCAGTTTAATCGGAGATGGAAATtgtaagaaagaaccaaaaagaaatgctatagattaaaaacactgtaacaaaaatgaagaatgcctttgacaGGCTTATTAGCAAATTGGATTCTGCTGAGGAAAGACATCTCTGAGCCTGAGAATATCTCATGGAAATCACCAAAACTGAAAAggggaaaagattgaaaaaaaaatacagagtatGCAAGAGCTGTGAGAAAACTGCAAAAGATGTAACATACATGTGATGGGAATTCcagaagcagaagagaaagaaacaggagaaatatttgaaacaataatggctgagaatttctCTCAATGtgagacaccaaaccacagatccaggaagctcagaaaaCATCAAGCAGGATAAGTGCCCACAGAAAAACTGCATCTAGCCACCTAAGTTACAAActatagaaaaaaaagtcaaaagatgaagagaaaattctgaaggaacccagagggggaaaaaaaaaacccaccttacCTACAGAGAAGTCAAGATAAGAATTACATCCACCTTCTCAGAAATCATATAAGCAAgaggagagtggagtgaaatatttaaagtgttgagagaggggagaaaaaaaaaacaccaccaacctagaattctatattctgtgaaattactcttcaaaagtgaaggagaaataaacactttcTCATACAAAAATTGAAGGAATTAGTTGCCAGTAAACCTGCcttgaaagaaatgttaaagaaaagttccttgggaagaaggaaaatgatacaggTCAGTAACTTGGATGTATATCAAGAAAGAGCATTGGAATAAGAATAAGTTAAgatgaaaacttttatttttcttattcttaatttatCTAATAGATCAATTCAGATCAAACTTATCAATAGATCAAACAtcatttgttcaaaataataattagcaataatatatttgattatgtgtatattttttgtatataaatgatgtgtatgtttgtatataagtgaaatgaatgataataatgatacaaGGGACAGGAGGGAGGAATTAGGAcaattttgttattataaggtaCTCATGCTACCTGTGAAGCAGTAGAGTGTTATTTAAGAGTGGACTTAAActagttgtaaatgtatattgcaaatcCTAGGGAAAACAGTACAAAAAGAAGTATAACTGATGGATATGctaagaagggaaagaaaatggaatcatgAAATGCTCAATTAAAGCCACAAAAGATGGAAACAGAGTGGAagtcaaaaatagaaacaaaaacaaggacaACAAATAGAACAGagtaacaaatatggtagatattaatctTACTATATTGATATAATAATCACTTTGAAAGTCAATGGTCAATCACCaattaaaagagagaaattgtcagagtggatcaaaaacaaaacccaactatATACTATATGTTGCTTACAAtaaactcactttaaatataaagatacatatagattaaaagtaaataaatagaggaaaaacataccatgctaacactaatcaaaagaaagcaggaatagctatatgAATTTCAGACAAAGCAGCTTCAAAGCAAGGAAATTTAGCAAggataaagaagggcattacagaATGACAAGGCAATccattctccaagaagacataacaatcatTAATGTGTATGTGCTAACAACAGAGAATCAAATACCCTGAGGTAAAAACTGATAGAAGTGTAGGAAACATAGATGAATCCACTATCATAGCAGGAGACTTCAACACATCTctatcagaaatggacagattCAGCAGGCAGAACATCAACAAGGACTTAACTCAACAAGGCCATTAATTAACTGGATATAATTGATATCTATAGACAACTTCATCCCACAATAGCAGATTAcgattcttctcaagctcacatggaacattcgtcaagatagaccacattctgggccataaaacacactttaacacatttaaaagaatagaaatcatacaatgtcTGCTTTTACACCGCAgtggaattaaattataaatcaataacagaaaggtaacaggaaaatcccaaaatatgtggaaattaaacaactttcttcctttctttctttccttccttctttctttctttctttctttctttttccttccttccttcatcccttctttccttccttccccttccccttgcctccttccttccttcctttctttcttccttccttccttcttccatccttccttccttctctctctctctttctctctctctttctttctctctctttcttgtggGAAAACAGTGCTATGGGGAAATGTAAGGCATTgaatacatatattagaaaagaagacagaTCTTAAATCAGGATTCTAAGTTTACacctgaagaaaatagaaaagaagggcaaattaaatccaaagtaggtcaggtgctgtggctcatgcttgtaatcccagcactttgggaggccgaggtaggtggatcacacgaggtcaggagttcaagagaagcctagccaacatgggaaacccagtctctactaaaaatacaaaaattagttgggtgtggtggcttgcacctgtaatcccagctacttgggaggctgaggcagaattgcttgaacccagcagccggaggttgcagtgagccaagatcgtgccattgcattccagcctgggtgacaagaatgaaactctctctcaaaacaaaaacaaaaacaaacaaacaaaaacaaaaacaagtcttGGAGTTGTAGCTTCTGAAAACTGTGATCCTTGAGAAAGTTAGGAAATCCCCCACTGggagtgaacctgggaagtagtTCTTCCCTATCTCTGTTATTTTCATCTCCTTAACCTGGGCTCCCCTCCTTATGTTTTCTGGCCTGGATTCTCCaagcaggtgaggaaactgaaactcacaAATATGCAGTGACTCAGATTATACAACTATTAAATGGCCCACTTGGGCCTGCCCTGGGTCTTGTTACTTTCAAAGCCCACACTCTTGACAGTGCATTATTTTGTCCCTCCATTGTCTCCCATTTTACAAAACACATGCCTGGGCCAAGATTAAACTTCTTGTTGCCCATTCTTACTTCTGGCTTTTCCCCACTTCTCTGAGGGTTTACCACACAGTGCCCATACCACCAAGAGGCCCTCCTTGTCTTCACTGTTGAATTAACATATGTTAAGGGACATCTCAAATACATCCTCCTTGATGAAACTTTTcttcattccaatgcattcatAAGGTGTCATCCCCTCCCCTTGCTTGGACCTTGTCAGCACTGTGCCAGAGTGGAGGTCTTGGGTCTACCACacccatttttctgttttgttttctgttttttgtgggggtcagag
Coding sequences within it:
- the LOC100443441 gene encoding stabilizer of axonemal microtubules 2 isoform X2 — its product is MYDNVLPPQSLKPKQEIRACRGKMEGITTFKSDYCPYEIVKQPRHVPEEYKPKQGKIDLGTTYKRDFNSYKVQPVSIVRPLERQVKKGTLDTVPTYKDDYRAWDLHKSELYKPEQTYQPPTVKFENSTTFQDDFVPQEIKPRQSFKPSSVVKRSTAPFNGITSHRLDYIPHQLELKFERPKEVYKPTDQRFEDLTTHRYDFQGLTGETAKICRPVHTRVTQNARFEGSTEFRESFQPWEIPPAEVKKVPEYVPPTGSMLLNSTSHLDYVPYQANRVVPIRPVSQKRSNNFPFQGKSTMKEDFPAWESRRQGLIKKQQQIPNPSGKFDGLSTFRSHYVPHELIPTESCKPLNIAFKSSVPFDDVTMYSVEYTPKKQEICPASYPSPPGYIFENTNSQGHKFFRKITPAVKAF
- the LOC100443441 gene encoding stabilizer of axonemal microtubules 2 isoform X1 gives rise to the protein MGAKSMRSWCLCQICSCGRHHCPRGTTRIYENSGVFCPTTEYLEKYPMYDNVLPPQSLKPKQEIRACRGKMEGITTFKSDYCPYEIVKQPRHVPEEYKPKQGKIDLGTTYKRDFNSYKVQPVSIVRPLERQVKKGTLDTVPTYKDDYRAWDLHKSELYKPEQTYQPPTVKFENSTTFQDDFVPQEIKPRQSFKPSSVVKRSTAPFNGITSHRLDYIPHQLELKFERPKEVYKPTDQRFEDLTTHRYDFQGLTGETAKICRPVHTRVTQNARFEGSTEFRESFQPWEIPPAEVKKVPEYVPPTGSMLLNSTSHLDYVPYQANRVVPIRPVSQKRSNNFPFQGKSTMKEDFPAWESRRQGLIKKQQQIPNPSGKFDGLSTFRSHYVPHELIPTESCKPLNIAFKSSVPFDDVTMYSVEYTPKKQEICPASYPSPPGYIFENTNSQGHKFFRKITPAVKAF